The Paracoccus liaowanqingii genome window below encodes:
- the mnmD gene encoding tRNA (5-methylaminomethyl-2-thiouridine)(34)-methyltransferase MnmD — MDAIADPRPDDEPAPDLDWRDGGVPVSTRFDDPYFSLAGGLAETRHVFLQGNELPDRLRPGFHVAELGFGTGLNALALAQVARVPVWMTSFEAFPMTVQQLARAHAAFPELDALAAELRAGWGLRTCRVGLVELSVVTGDVREVLPGWEGLAEAWFLDGFSPAKNPEMWDAALMAQVAAHTAPGGSFATYTAAGHVRRALQAAGFEVARAQGFARKRHMSRGVLRG, encoded by the coding sequence ATGGATGCCATAGCCGATCCCCGCCCCGATGACGAGCCTGCCCCAGACCTGGATTGGCGCGACGGCGGCGTGCCGGTCTCGACCCGGTTCGACGATCCCTATTTCAGCCTGGCGGGGGGCCTGGCCGAGACGCGGCATGTCTTTTTGCAGGGCAACGAGTTGCCCGACCGGCTGCGCCCGGGCTTTCACGTGGCCGAACTGGGCTTCGGCACCGGGCTGAACGCGCTGGCCCTGGCGCAGGTGGCGCGGGTGCCGGTGTGGATGACCAGCTTCGAGGCCTTTCCGATGACGGTGCAGCAGCTGGCCCGCGCCCATGCCGCCTTCCCCGAGCTGGACGCGCTGGCCGCTGAGCTGCGGGCGGGCTGGGGCCTGCGCACCTGCCGCGTGGGGCTGGTCGAGCTGAGTGTCGTGACGGGCGATGTGCGTGAGGTTCTGCCCGGGTGGGAGGGGCTGGCGGAGGCGTGGTTCCTGGACGGGTTCTCGCCCGCCAAGAACCCCGAGATGTGGGATGCGGCCCTGATGGCCCAGGTCGCGGCCCACACCGCGCCGGGGGGCAGCTTTGCCACCTATACCGCCGCGGGCCATGTGCGCCGCGCGCTGCAGGCGGCGGGGTTCGAGGTCGCCCGCGCGCAGGGCTTCGCGCGCAAGCGGCACATGAGCCGGGGCGTCCTGCGGGGGTAG
- a CDS encoding sirohydrochlorin chelatase, giving the protein MRPFGTDPNLPELLVEKTRQAAEGRGWDLASVTILLAAHGSQRSQASHDITLALAERLAPHVARVVPGFVEQDPLLADAARGLDRAVSLPLFALRAEHVLDDLPQALDAAGFTGPRLDPIGLAPEVPAMIARSILAEMAALR; this is encoded by the coding sequence ATGCGCCCCTTCGGCACCGACCCGAACCTGCCCGAACTGCTGGTCGAGAAGACCCGCCAGGCGGCCGAGGGCCGGGGCTGGGACCTCGCCTCGGTCACGATCCTCCTGGCCGCGCACGGCTCGCAGCGCAGCCAGGCCAGCCATGACATCACCCTGGCGCTGGCCGAGCGGCTGGCCCCGCATGTCGCCCGCGTCGTGCCGGGCTTCGTCGAACAGGACCCGCTGCTGGCCGATGCGGCGCGGGGCCTCGACCGCGCCGTCAGCCTGCCCCTCTTCGCGCTGCGCGCCGAACATGTGCTGGACGACCTGCCGCAGGCGCTGGACGCGGCGGGCTTCACCGGCCCGCGCCTGGATCCGATCGGCCTGGCCCCCGAGGTGCCCGCCATGATCGCGCGGTCCATCCTGGCCGAGATGGCGGCGCTCAGGTGA
- a CDS encoding ABC transporter permease, whose translation MNWNGVWAIFHHEMMRFFRTIWQSLASPVLSTVLYFVVFGAAIGGRIQSVEGVEYAAFIVPGLMMLTVLQQAVSNASFGIYFPKFSGTIYEYLVSPVGWIEVTMGFVGAAAVKSIMIALVILVTSFVFVGVHILHPVWMVAFLVLSSVGFSLLGFIIGLWAKSFEQLQIVPMMIIMPLVFLGGAFYSASMLPPFWEGVAKLNPVLYLISGFRWSFFGLADVPVGVSLVAVAIMVVVCLGIIRWIFATGWRLRE comes from the coding sequence ATCAACTGGAATGGCGTCTGGGCCATCTTCCATCACGAGATGATGCGGTTCTTCCGCACCATCTGGCAGTCGCTGGCATCCCCGGTGCTGTCCACGGTCCTTTATTTCGTGGTCTTCGGCGCGGCCATCGGCGGGCGCATCCAGTCGGTCGAGGGGGTCGAATACGCGGCCTTCATCGTGCCCGGGCTGATGATGCTGACGGTGCTGCAGCAGGCGGTCAGCAACGCCAGCTTCGGGATCTATTTCCCCAAGTTCTCGGGCACGATCTACGAATACCTCGTGTCCCCGGTCGGCTGGATCGAGGTCACAATGGGCTTCGTGGGCGCCGCCGCCGTCAAGTCGATCATGATCGCGCTGGTGATCCTCGTGACCAGCTTCGTCTTCGTGGGCGTCCACATCCTGCACCCGGTTTGGATGGTGGCGTTCCTGGTGCTGTCCTCGGTGGGCTTCAGCCTGCTGGGCTTCATCATCGGGCTGTGGGCCAAGTCCTTCGAGCAGCTGCAGATCGTGCCGATGATGATCATCATGCCGCTGGTCTTCCTGGGCGGGGCCTTCTACTCGGCCAGCATGCTGCCGCCGTTCTGGGAAGGCGTGGCCAAGCTGAACCCGGTCCTCTACCTGATCTCGGGGTTTCGCTGGTCGTTCTTCGGGCTGGCCGACGTGCCGGTGGGCGTGTCGCTGGTCGCGGTGGCGATCATGGTGGTGGTCTGCCTGGGCATCATCCGCTGGATCTTCGCCACCGGCTGGCGCCTGCGCGAGTGA
- a CDS encoding NAD(P)/FAD-dependent oxidoreductase yields MARVIHVAGAGIFGLSCAWMLARRGAGVRVFEARHIGAGASGGHVGALAPHAPDNWNPKKALQLQSLLAAPAFWAEVEDAAGLPSGYGRTGRLQPVPDAPTAERLQDRIAAAAQQWPRDMGMSLTRDPQAALIPDSPSGIWLQDALTARLNPRAALAALAAAIRARGGEILEARPAPDPTPDPAPDDAPTIWATGTPGLQDLNAALDRRIGQGVKGQSLLLAHAAPDSPQVFADGLHIVPHADGTTAIGSTSENSYDHDRPDHQARDLLARAIALCPALGQAPVLDIWAGLRPRARSRAPVLAPWPGRPGHLIANGGFKIGFGMAPLIADLAAQMLLDGRTDLPDLFALP; encoded by the coding sequence TTGGCAAGGGTGATCCATGTGGCCGGGGCGGGCATCTTCGGGCTGTCCTGCGCCTGGATGCTGGCCCGCCGGGGCGCCGGGGTCCGGGTGTTCGAGGCGCGGCACATCGGCGCGGGCGCCTCGGGCGGGCATGTCGGCGCGCTGGCCCCCCATGCGCCGGACAACTGGAACCCCAAGAAGGCGCTGCAGCTGCAAAGCCTGCTGGCCGCCCCGGCGTTCTGGGCCGAGGTCGAGGATGCCGCGGGCCTGCCCTCGGGCTACGGGCGGACCGGGCGGCTGCAACCCGTGCCGGATGCCCCGACGGCCGAGCGCCTGCAGGACCGCATCGCCGCCGCCGCGCAGCAGTGGCCCCGGGACATGGGCATGTCCCTGACCCGCGATCCGCAGGCGGCGCTGATCCCCGACAGCCCCTCGGGCATCTGGCTGCAGGACGCGCTGACGGCACGCCTGAACCCCCGCGCGGCGCTGGCGGCGCTGGCCGCCGCGATCCGCGCCAGGGGCGGCGAGATCCTCGAGGCCCGCCCCGCCCCCGACCCCACCCCCGACCCCGCGCCCGACGATGCTCCCACGATCTGGGCCACCGGCACGCCTGGCCTGCAGGACCTGAACGCTGCGCTGGACCGGCGGATCGGCCAGGGGGTCAAGGGCCAGTCGCTGCTTCTGGCCCATGCCGCGCCGGACAGCCCGCAGGTCTTCGCCGACGGGCTGCACATCGTGCCCCATGCGGACGGCACCACGGCCATCGGCTCGACCTCGGAGAACAGCTACGACCACGACCGCCCCGACCACCAGGCCCGGGACCTGCTGGCCCGCGCCATCGCGCTCTGCCCGGCCCTGGGCCAGGCCCCGGTCCTCGACATCTGGGCGGGGCTGCGCCCCCGCGCCCGCTCGCGCGCCCCCGTCCTCGCCCCCTGGCCCGGCCGGCCCGGCCATCTGATCGCCAATGGCGGCTTCAAGATCGGCTTCGGCATGGCGCCGCTGATCGCCGATCTGGCCGCGCAGATGCTGCTCGACGGCCGCACCGACCTGCCCGACCTCTTCGCCCTGCCCTGA
- a CDS encoding GNAT family N-acetyltransferase, whose protein sequence is MARPDADLEAAFEATWVPAETRRCGGLLVGRGLGAGGRVSAARGIGPWTAGDLAAAEAQHAVWGQPPLVRAWDDEAGPKADLRAQGYVIENPTLVMEAPLALLTDRRPPPVTAFAIWPPLAIQRRIWEAGSITPARQAVMDRVTGPKAALLGRLRDRAAGAGFVAIHGPVAMIHALEVLPAFRRQGLAGWMMRQAAFWAGDLGVTRIALAVSQGNAAARATYAAMGFTVAGSYAYYRR, encoded by the coding sequence ATGGCGCGGCCCGACGCCGATCTGGAGGCCGCCTTCGAGGCGACCTGGGTTCCCGCCGAGACGCGGCGCTGCGGCGGCCTGCTGGTCGGGCGCGGCCTGGGGGCCGGGGGCCGGGTCAGCGCGGCGCGCGGCATCGGGCCGTGGACCGCGGGGGATCTGGCCGCCGCCGAGGCGCAGCATGCCGTCTGGGGCCAGCCGCCGCTGGTCCGGGCCTGGGACGACGAGGCCGGGCCGAAAGCCGACCTGCGGGCGCAGGGCTATGTCATCGAGAACCCGACGCTGGTCATGGAGGCGCCGCTGGCCCTGCTGACCGACCGCAGGCCGCCGCCGGTGACCGCCTTCGCGATCTGGCCGCCGCTGGCGATCCAGCGCCGGATCTGGGAGGCGGGCAGCATCACCCCCGCCCGGCAGGCGGTGATGGACCGCGTGACCGGACCCAAGGCCGCCCTTCTGGGGCGCCTGCGCGACCGAGCCGCCGGGGCGGGCTTCGTGGCGATCCACGGCCCGGTGGCGATGATCCATGCGCTGGAGGTGCTGCCGGCCTTCCGCCGGCAGGGGCTGGCCGGATGGATGATGCGGCAGGCGGCCTTCTGGGCCGGCGATCTGGGCGTCACGCGCATCGCCCTGGCGGTCAGCCAAGGCAATGCCGCGGCGCGGGCGACCTATGCGGCGATGGGCTTCACCGTGGCGGGCAGCTATGCCTATTACCGGCGCTGA
- a CDS encoding competence/damage-inducible protein A: protein MQSDNPTAAILVIGDEILSGRTREGNAHHLAQVLTATGFDLQEIRVVSDDHDRIVAAIRALDGTLGGGYDLLFTSGGIGPTHDDITADAVAAAHGTTVEIHPEARALLQERCDRMGMALTENRLRMARIPVGATLIDNAVSAAPGFSIGATHVMAGVPEVFRGMVDWLIPRLPGGRPVRSLSVEVRRGESDVAEDLQAVAGEFADLSLGSYPFRDDTGWGTNLVVRGLDAARVDQAMAALKERIGL, encoded by the coding sequence ATGCAGTCGGACAACCCCACCGCCGCCATCCTTGTCATCGGCGACGAGATCCTGTCGGGCCGCACCCGCGAGGGCAACGCCCATCACCTGGCCCAGGTGCTGACCGCCACCGGCTTCGACCTGCAGGAGATCCGCGTCGTCTCGGACGATCACGACCGCATTGTGGCGGCGATCCGGGCGCTGGACGGCACCCTGGGGGGCGGCTACGACCTGCTGTTCACCTCGGGCGGGATCGGGCCCACGCATGACGACATCACCGCCGATGCCGTGGCCGCCGCCCATGGCACCACGGTCGAGATCCACCCCGAGGCCCGCGCCCTGCTGCAGGAGCGCTGCGACCGCATGGGCATGGCGCTGACCGAGAACCGCCTGCGCATGGCCCGCATCCCCGTGGGCGCCACGCTGATCGACAATGCCGTCTCGGCCGCGCCGGGCTTCTCGATCGGCGCGACCCATGTGATGGCCGGGGTGCCCGAGGTGTTTCGCGGCATGGTCGACTGGCTGATCCCGCGCCTGCCGGGCGGGCGCCCGGTCCGGTCGCTGTCGGTCGAGGTGCGGCGCGGCGAAAGCGACGTGGCCGAGGATCTGCAGGCGGTGGCCGGCGAGTTTGCGGACCTGTCTCTGGGATCCTATCCGTTCCGCGACGACACGGGCTGGGGCACGAACCTGGTCGTGCGCGGCCTGGACGCGGCCCGCGTCGATCAGGCGATGGCGGCGCTGAAGGAGCGGATCGGCCTCTGA
- a CDS encoding YqgE/AlgH family protein, which produces MMSRIPTDPTASVPQAAANLTGKILIAMPGMADPRFERSVVLVCAHSDEGAMGLVLNRPLPDVGFDELLDQLGIEAEGAARPIEVRFGGPVEPGRGFVLHKVSEHGSDPEGRLRIGQALAMTTTRDILVDLAQGNGPEPAVLALGYAGWGPGQLETEMLANGWLTGEGAEDLIFDPVHEDKWQRALRAQGIDPSLLSAAAGRA; this is translated from the coding sequence ATGATGAGCCGCATCCCGACCGACCCCACCGCTTCCGTCCCCCAGGCCGCCGCCAACCTGACCGGCAAGATCCTGATCGCCATGCCCGGCATGGCCGATCCCCGGTTCGAACGGTCGGTCGTGCTGGTCTGCGCGCATTCGGACGAGGGCGCGATGGGTCTGGTGCTGAACCGGCCCCTGCCCGATGTGGGCTTCGACGAGCTGCTGGACCAGCTGGGCATCGAGGCCGAGGGCGCCGCCCGCCCGATCGAGGTGCGCTTCGGCGGCCCGGTCGAGCCCGGCCGCGGCTTCGTGCTGCACAAGGTCTCGGAACATGGCAGCGATCCCGAGGGGCGGCTGCGCATCGGCCAGGCCCTGGCGATGACCACCACCCGCGACATCCTGGTCGATCTGGCGCAGGGCAACGGTCCCGAGCCCGCCGTGCTGGCCCTGGGCTATGCGGGCTGGGGCCCCGGGCAGCTGGAGACCGAGATGCTGGCCAATGGCTGGCTGACCGGCGAAGGGGCCGAGGACCTGATCTTCGACCCGGTCCACGAGGACAAATGGCAGCGCGCGCTGCGCGCCCAGGGCATCGATCCGTCCCTGCTGTCGGCGGCAGCCGGCCGCGCCTGA
- a CDS encoding tryptophan 2,3-dioxygenase: MSFDGRMSYGDYLDLDRLLAAQHPRSDAHDEMLFIIQHQTSELWMKLALLEMGAARDRIAAGDLRPAFKMLARVARIMEQLNSAWDVLRTMTPSEYSTFRPALAESSGFQSHQYRMIEFVAGNRNMAMIGPHDHRPDLADALRAEAARPSLYDEVLARLRAAGFDVPPRAARDLPHRPDPAARAAWLQVYRDPAAHWELYELAEKLVDFEDYFRRWRFNHVTTVERIIGFKRGSGGTSGVTYLRRMLDVVLFPDLWELRSEL; encoded by the coding sequence ATGTCCTTCGACGGGCGCATGTCCTATGGCGACTATCTGGATCTGGACCGCCTTCTGGCGGCCCAGCATCCCCGCTCGGACGCGCATGACGAGATGCTGTTCATCATCCAGCACCAGACCAGCGAGTTGTGGATGAAGCTGGCTTTGCTCGAGATGGGCGCGGCGCGGGACCGGATCGCCGCGGGCGACCTGCGCCCCGCCTTCAAGATGCTGGCCCGCGTGGCGCGCATCATGGAGCAGCTGAACAGCGCATGGGACGTGCTGCGCACGATGACGCCGTCCGAATACTCGACCTTTCGCCCGGCGCTGGCCGAAAGCAGCGGCTTCCAGTCGCATCAGTACCGGATGATCGAGTTCGTGGCGGGCAACCGCAACATGGCGATGATCGGCCCCCACGACCACCGCCCCGACCTGGCGGACGCGCTGCGGGCCGAGGCCGCGCGCCCTTCCCTCTATGACGAGGTGCTGGCCCGCCTGCGCGCGGCGGGCTTCGACGTGCCGCCCCGCGCCGCGCGGGACCTGCCCCACCGGCCCGACCCGGCGGCGCGCGCCGCCTGGCTGCAGGTCTATCGCGACCCCGCCGCCCACTGGGAGCTGTACGAGCTGGCCGAGAAGCTGGTCGATTTCGAGGATTACTTCCGCCGCTGGCGCTTCAACCACGTGACGACGGTGGAACGCATCATCGGCTTCAAGCGCGGCTCGGGCGGCACCTCGGGGGTGACCTACCTGCGCCGGATGCTGGACGTCGTCCTGTTCCCCGACCTGTGGGAGCTGCGGTCCGAGCTGTAG
- a CDS encoding protein-disulfide reductase DsbD domain-containing protein, translating into MTHPLARPLALAACLALTPLTAGAQSGDLPPGLVSARLLPGWTDAEGNRILALDLQLAPGWKTYWRSPGDTGLPPQFDWQGAGNLDSVTLHWPAPQAIRSGEVLEMGYHDRLILPFTARATDPDQPVDIRAQIDLGLCENICVPAFLDLRAPPAGGATDPAIARALAAEPMRLDLHPACTVTPLADGLRVAMALPPGEATLAAIELTGHPQIWVSGAEIAQTPEGAQAVVEMVGPTAAPFDLDPAALRLTVIPADGARATEMTGCAPTG; encoded by the coding sequence ATGACCCATCCCCTTGCCCGTCCCCTCGCCCTGGCCGCCTGCCTGGCCCTGACGCCCCTCACCGCGGGCGCCCAATCCGGCGATCTGCCGCCGGGGCTGGTCTCGGCCCGGCTGCTGCCCGGCTGGACGGACGCCGAGGGCAACCGCATCCTGGCCTTGGACCTGCAGTTGGCCCCGGGATGGAAGACCTATTGGCGCAGCCCCGGCGATACCGGCCTGCCCCCGCAATTCGACTGGCAGGGCGCGGGCAACCTGGACAGCGTCACCCTGCACTGGCCCGCCCCGCAGGCGATTCGCTCGGGCGAGGTGCTGGAGATGGGCTATCACGACCGCCTGATCCTGCCCTTCACCGCCCGGGCCACCGATCCGGACCAGCCGGTGGACATCCGCGCCCAGATCGATCTGGGCCTGTGCGAGAACATCTGCGTGCCGGCCTTCCTGGACCTGCGGGCCCCGCCGGCGGGGGGCGCCACCGACCCCGCCATCGCCCGGGCGCTTGCGGCCGAGCCGATGCGCCTGGACCTGCACCCCGCCTGCACGGTGACACCCTTGGCCGACGGGCTGCGCGTGGCGATGGCCCTGCCGCCGGGCGAGGCCACGCTGGCCGCGATCGAGCTGACCGGCCATCCCCAGATCTGGGTCTCGGGCGCCGAGATCGCGCAGACGCCCGAGGGTGCGCAGGCGGTGGTCGAGATGGTCGGCCCCACGGCGGCGCCCTTCGATCTGGACCCGGCGGCCCTGCGCCTGACGGTCATCCCGGCGGACGGCGCCCGCGCGACCGAGATGACGGGCTGCGCGCCGACAGGCTAG
- a CDS encoding ABC transporter ATP-binding protein, producing the protein MGAIIDIDHLSKDYGSGTKALDDVTLSIDEGEIIALLGPNGAGKTTLISIICGLVTPTGGTVRVGGHDIRTDWRAARRLIGLVPQEIALEPFEKVINCVRFTRGLYGMPADDAYIERILRSLSLWDKRDAATRELSGGMKRRVLIAKALSHQPKVLFLDEPTAGVDVALRREMWQVVGDLRREGVTIILTTHYLEEAEEMADRIGVIAKGRLLLVKPTAQLMGEFGKKTLSIELDAPLAAIPDDLAGRALSLSPDGRRLAFDYDTRAERTGIARLLGDLAARGITVRDVSTRQSSLEDVFLSLVSEDAA; encoded by the coding sequence ATGGGCGCGATCATCGACATCGACCATCTGTCGAAGGACTATGGCAGCGGCACCAAGGCGCTGGACGACGTGACCCTGTCCATCGACGAGGGCGAGATCATCGCCCTGCTGGGGCCGAACGGGGCGGGCAAGACGACGCTGATCTCGATCATCTGCGGGCTGGTCACGCCCACGGGCGGCACGGTCCGGGTGGGCGGGCACGACATCCGCACCGACTGGCGCGCCGCGCGCCGCCTGATCGGGCTGGTTCCGCAGGAGATCGCGCTGGAGCCCTTCGAGAAGGTCATCAACTGCGTGCGCTTCACGCGCGGGCTGTACGGGATGCCCGCCGACGACGCCTATATCGAGCGCATCCTGCGGTCGCTGTCGCTGTGGGACAAGCGCGATGCCGCCACGCGCGAGCTGTCGGGCGGCATGAAGCGCCGGGTGCTGATCGCCAAGGCGCTGTCGCACCAGCCGAAGGTCCTGTTCCTGGACGAGCCGACCGCCGGCGTCGATGTCGCGCTGCGGCGCGAGATGTGGCAGGTGGTGGGCGATCTGCGCCGCGAGGGCGTGACGATCATCCTGACCACCCATTACCTGGAAGAGGCCGAGGAGATGGCCGACCGCATCGGCGTCATCGCCAAGGGCCGGCTGCTGCTGGTCAAGCCCACCGCCCAGCTGATGGGCGAGTTCGGCAAGAAGACCCTGTCGATCGAGCTGGACGCGCCCCTGGCCGCCATTCCCGACGATCTGGCGGGCCGCGCGCTGAGCCTGTCCCCGGACGGGCGGCGGCTGGCCTTCGACTATGACACGCGGGCCGAACGTACCGGCATCGCGCGCCTTCTGGGCGATCTGGCCGCGCGCGGCATCACCGTGCGCGACGTGTCCACGCGGCAATCCAGCCTCGAGGACGTTTTTCTGTCTCTGGTTTCCGAGGACGCGGCATGA
- the map gene encoding type I methionyl aminopeptidase: protein MDDSHITKEGIRIHMPGDFAGMRAAGALAAQVLDEVGALVEPGTTTGALDDFITRRVAELGATSATIGYRGYQHASCISVNHVVCHGIPGDKLLKDGDILNIDVTVILDGWFGDTSRMYVAGRASLKAQRLLQVTHDALMKGIEAVRPGATFGDIGAAIQTYAEERRMSVVRDFCGHGIGKVFHAPPNVLHFGRPGKGPLLEEGMFFTIEPMINLGRPETKVLADDWTAVTRDKSLSAQFEHSIGVTATGCEIFTPSDRFFPEMS from the coding sequence ATGGACGACAGCCATATCACAAAGGAAGGCATCCGCATCCACATGCCGGGCGATTTCGCGGGCATGCGGGCGGCGGGGGCGCTGGCGGCGCAGGTCCTGGACGAGGTGGGGGCGCTGGTCGAGCCCGGCACGACCACCGGCGCGCTGGACGACTTCATCACGCGGCGCGTGGCGGAACTGGGCGCGACCTCGGCCACGATCGGCTATCGCGGGTATCAGCATGCCAGCTGCATCAGCGTGAACCACGTCGTCTGCCACGGCATCCCTGGCGACAAGCTGCTGAAGGATGGCGACATCCTCAACATCGACGTGACGGTGATCCTGGACGGCTGGTTCGGCGACACCAGCCGCATGTATGTCGCGGGCCGCGCCTCGCTGAAGGCGCAGCGGCTGCTGCAGGTGACCCATGACGCGCTGATGAAGGGGATCGAGGCCGTGCGCCCCGGCGCCACCTTCGGCGATATCGGCGCCGCCATCCAGACCTATGCCGAGGAACGCCGCATGTCCGTCGTGCGCGACTTCTGCGGCCACGGCATCGGCAAGGTCTTCCACGCACCGCCCAACGTGCTGCATTTCGGCCGCCCCGGCAAAGGCCCCCTGCTGGAAGAAGGCATGTTCTTCACCATCGAGCCGATGATCAACCTGGGCCGCCCCGAGACCAAGGTCCTGGCCGACGACTGGACGGCGGTCACCCGCGACAAGTCCCTGTCGGCGCAGTTCGAGCATTCCATCGGCGTCACCGCCACCGGCTGCGAGATCTTCACGCCCTCGGACCGGTTCTTCCCCGAGATGAGCTGA